TACAACCTAGGAAGAACCATGTGTCCCTGAAGTGACCAGGAAATCCAAGAGAACCAATTTTCCTCTTCTAATTCTGCCTGAGAATTAGACATGTATGCTGAAGATCATCTTTCCTGGGAAAAGGGACAAGAAGAATAGAATCCATACCAGTCACCGAGAACATTGCTCTTCAGAGAAACTAGTTTCTCCAAAGACAAAAGAGAATTGTCACTACAAATTGATGTTAAAGGTGACATCCGTTTCTTAAAAATAGTCAAATGGTCACTGAGTCCCTTCTCTTGTTTCCCCTGCCTCTTTTTAAGCACTTCAGCGTCTCTACTATCCCAAAGCCTGCATTCTCAACATGTATCTTTGTTACTTAATGTTTGTGTGTTCTAAGACCTCTTAACTTTATAGTCATAtcacttgtttattttcagtCTCATTGAGCTGGTTCTAAAACTCTTTTAGGTATGAGGTTTTATGCCCTTAACATGGACAAATCTTGGTATGTCTTTTTCCTCTCATATCCCTCCCCACAGCAACCTTCCTCTGGGCAGAAGCTCTGTTTTATGAATGGACAGGAATATGAAACTAACGGCTTCCAGGTCAAGAATTAGTTCAGTCTTTCCGCCATCCTTCCGTGCCGCCAGAATGGTGCGCATGAATGTCCTGGCTGACACGCTCAAGAGTATCAACAATGCCGAGAAGAGAGGCAAACACCAGGTCCTTATTAGGCCGTGCTCCAAAGTCATCGTCAGGTTTCTAACAGTGATGAAGCGTGGTTACATTGGCGAATTTGAAATCACTGATGATCACAGGGCTGGGAAAATTGTTGTGAACCTCACAGGCAGGCTAAATAAGTGTGGAGTGATCAGCCCCAGATTTGATGTGCAACTcaaagatctagaaaaatggtggaAGAACCTGCTCCCATCCCGTCAGTTTGGTTTCATTGTACTGACAACCTCAGCTGGCCTCATGGAACATGAAGAAGCAAGACAAAAACATACAGGAGGGAAAATCCTTGGATTCTTTTTCTAGGGATGTAGTACATACAAGTAAAatgcctcagaggaaaaaaaaaaaaattagttcaaaaGACTATACAATTTACTTCTCATGTAAGTCACTAGGAAGGCCATGGTCTCAGTTAAAGAAGCACATTCAGGATATATACATAtctacggctgagtcccttcactgtttgcCTGAAACTACcagaacattgttaatcggctctatctcaatacaaaataaaaagctgaaagttgaaaaaaaaaaaaagaaggacatTCAGCTTTCTCTAAGGAGAGTACGTCTACAGGACATAGGAAAGTTAGGACGAGGCAGTATCGCTCTATCTAAAAGCTCAGGGCTGCCATCCTGTGAGATCACACAGCTCTGGTTTAAATTCACACCATTTGATCTTCAGAAATCAATTTGATTTCCCAAGAAGGCTTTCATGTTATGAAGGAGTTTACATTGACCACCCAACATGAGTATTCCGGTATATTTAGTAGCTATAATCTTCCACTAAGAGTTTCCACTGAAATTGTAATTCAGGTTTATCAGATTGATTTATAAGCGAGATTAACAGGAATTGGCGGTTTGATAACTCTTAAATGATCTAACAAAGTAAGTTCCTAACCTAATAAAGCTGAAGACCAGAACTTGGACCCTTGATAACCACACGAAGTACAGCTATAGGATGAGGCCCAGCTCAAGAAAACCAAGCAGTCTTTCTGTTCCCCCGACACTTACATTTTTGGGCCATAAGACATGAGGTGCAAACATAAGGGCAAGGTTATAGGCGGACATCTTATTCTTGTCTTGTTTCTTTGCTGTCTGGTACAGGAGATCAAGCAGTAACTTCAGCAAGTTACGATTGGGTGGAGGGAGAATGAGGAAGAGCAACTGAAGAGCCTCGATTTGCCGTTCCTTATCTGGTACACTGGTCTTGTTTCCTTTATCATCAAACTGCATCAAATCTTGAGGATAAAAGAGACGATTGTAAGGGATggaaaatatacaagaaaaaaaaaaatcaatgttccTACTATGTATCATCCTCcaataagagaaaggaaaaaaagaatcaagtatAAACAGAGATTATAGcaaaatataataacaaaatcatatcaatataatttaataataaaaagacaaaaacccagttaaaaataggcaaaagacttAAACATTCCTTCAAATAAGATATATAAGCGGCCAATAAGCATTTGTATACTCGGTATCATTAgctatcagagaaatgtaaatcaaaaccccaatgagatactacttcataATCAGTGgtgtgagtgaagtcactcagtcgtgtccaactctttgcaaccccgtggactgtagcccaccaggctccttcgtccatgggattctccaggcaagaacactggagtgggttgccatttccttctccaggggatcttccggacccagggattgaacccagttctcccatattgcaggcagacgccttaacctctgagccaccagggcagacccCAATCACTGGTGTGGCTATAGTCAAAAAGACTGAcaataacaagtgctggcaagAATGCTAAGAAAATTAAACTCttctacagggacttccctggcagtccagtggttaagcctctgcgctttcactgtagggggcgcaggtttgatcactggttggggaactaagattccacatgccatacagtggagccaaaaaaaaccccaccactctcctacattgctggtgggaatgtaaaaaatGGTATGGCTACTGTGGAAAACaacttggcagttcctcaaaaagttaaacatagagttatcatatgacgTAGTAATTCCATTCCCAGttatatactcaagagaaatgaaaacagtccaCACATATCTCTGATAATGCCACCCCCTTCACACTTCCTCAACAAGATATTTTACTGCTAAAAAACTATGAGAGTGAATCATGACCTGATACCAGGATGATCCAGGTATCAGAGTCAGAATCATGGCTCCTTACAGAGTCAGAATCATGGCTTCTTCTCTCACAGGCTATACAGGTTATCAATTAAAAACTgtccctgttgctgctgctgctaagtcgcttcagtcgtgtccgactctgtgcgactccatagatggcagcccgccaggctcccccgtccctgggattctccaggcaagaacactggagtgggttgccatttccttcactaatgcatgaaagtgaaaagtgaaagtgaagtcgctcagtcgtgtccgattcttagcgaccccatggactgcagcctaccaggctcctccatccatgggattttccaggcaagagtactggagtggggtgccatcgccttctccctagATCATCAGAATTTCAAAAGACACTGAAAAACATTTGGGTATAATTCATGTAGACCTGAAAATGATTACAGTGTGTTATTGAAGCTGTTTAACTTCAATTATAATTCCAGGTTTAGGAAAGGCAAATAATATCTCTAGACTGTTTCCTGTTAATacgaaattgaaaacaaaaatccctgcctGTTATCAGTAAGGCATGTCAAATGCTACACCTGTGCCACACCTTAGTGTGATCTCAAAGACCAGTGAATCATGGGGTGGTGGAGGGGAAGTTTCAGATACTGTACTAAATTAACTCAACAGGAAAGCAAACAGAACAGGCATTATTCATGTTAACCCTTATAAAAAGAACTTATCaatattttctatatctttttcaaagatccaaaaacttttatttctccccccaaaaaactgtGATGAtatcaagtgttagttgctccggcgtgcccaactctttgcaaccccatggaccacagcccaccaggctcctctgtccatgggattttccaggcaagaatactggaatgggttgccatttccttctccaggggatcttcccgacccagggatggaatccggatctcctgcactgcaggcagattctttaccgactgagctacgagggaagccaaAACAACTATAAAGCTGTATaatattctagaaatattttctcatttgtatcaTCTAAATTGTTCCTGGAAGTGCTAACAAAATCTAATCTTACTTTAGAAATTCAAAACCTATTTTTTTCTAAGCggtaaaaattattcaaaagaaaaaaaccttctatttcttttccttaagattagaagcaagagagaaaggcTCAAGGGTAGAAAACTAGGTAAATACAGTATGGACGTTGATGCTGTGTGCACTTAGAGTCTATAGCAGCACAACTGCTGTGCAATTTAAGAATGAATTCCTTACCACACAGGCATAAAAGGAAAAGAGGCAACTGTTTATGAGCTGAAAATGGAACATTCTGCAAgacacagtaaattaaaaaagcaaaccaCAGAACCATGTGTATAACACCCTACCATtacataaaaagagagaaaagaaatatatgcaGGTATTTGTAAGTGTCTAAAATCTCTCTGTAAGGATACATTAGAAATCAATAGTACTGGTTctctcttggaagaaaaactgagtACCAGGGAACAGAGATGGAAAAGAGGCTTTTCACTGGATGCTCTTGGAAccttttgaattttaattcatAAGAATGTATTGCCTATTtagaaaacaagcaaaattattttttaaagagcaaatttTCAACAGTAGAGATGATCTCAACTGAGGCATATTAATACTTAGCAAAAGTTCCAAACCAAGGCAAATACATCAAAACTGTGACCATTGACTTGGGTGTGTCAATCAATCCAGTGAAAAGCATACATTAATTAAACAACTAAAATGTTCAAAGCACAATGCTAGGATCCATCaggaacacaaaaataaacaaaacccagaCTGTATCTTCAAAGAAGTTTATTTGACAAAAAAATTTGACTAAATCAAACGTAACTAGCCAATGCTTATGAGTATTCAGAAAGCCCAGAACTatcatgaagtcttaaccaataTTAGCAGAAGTTACAAACAACACAATATTATTGTTTACAAACAACAGAATATTCTGTGGGTTACAAAAATATTCCAGATGACTTTACTAAATTGAAATAAATGTACCTACAGCCCCTTCTCACCTCCAATACTCACCAGCAATTTTGAGGTGTGCGTGAAAATGTTTATGTGTCAGCAGGGGCTCAGGTAACTCTCCTAGAAACATCTTCAGCAAGGTAGCAACATCATTTGAGTGAAACTCCCCTGATTCCAAGTCAATATCAGTTCCATTATTGAGAGCATCTCTTAAAATCTGCTGTCGGACACTATTCCCTGGTACTCTAAACAAACCCTCTACTCGTAAGTCTGTTCGGCATGGAAGAAGAACAGAggacaggaaaaaagaaacagagaattaTGATTAAAATAAGTCATCTAAAAGACCACTTTATATTTGAAAGACCCTTACAAAACCCTGAAGGAGGTTTTGCCTTTCTTCTCAGAGGAGCTGAGACCTACTGACCCCTGGGGAAACTTATCTGAACATCCCTGAGCACCCAGAGATCTTCCAGGCTGAGAGATGGTCCACCCAGGAGTCACTGAACCTCCTGAGGCACATCTGGAGACTGAATTTTATCcggtttttttttaactcctattgaaatatagttgatttaaaatgttgtgttagcttcaggcatacagcaaagtgagatatatatatatatgaacgttgctcagtcgtgtccgactctttgcgaccccatggactacacagtccatggaattctccaggccaggatactggagtgggtagcctttcccttctccaagggatcttcccaacccagtgatcaaacccaggtctcccacattgcaggcagattctttaccagctgaccacaagggaaacccatatatatatacatatatatatatgtatgtatgtattagattattttgcattataggttattacaaaatattaagtatagttccctgtgctatgcagtaggtccttgttggttatctattttatatataatagagcTTGAAAAATAAGTTGGAAGGAAAGCCACGTCTTCCTGAAGTCCCCTTCCCATGAGCCATCCCAGACTTTGTTGGAGGGGCTGAGTTTATCTGTGGAGGTACATTGCTCCTATAAACAGTTTCCCAGCCTAAAATGAATCGAGGGTCTCTGCACTACCCCAGGAATTAGAACTCTAATCTGTCAGATCACCTTTCCATCTAACAGACTGCCAGAAGCTCAGTCATTCCAACTTAAGGATGCTTCCCTTCAACCTAGATTCTAAACTAATCTAAGGGTTAAAAAAGATGAGACACATTGTTTCAGTTTGATCTGGTAGAAGCATGAGAGGTCCTGTTTTCAGCTTAAGTATGTATTTCTCTGAATAGCTCCTTAATTCAGGTTTCCAAGTTGAAATGCCTACCAGCCACTCTGGCAacagtaaatgaatgaacaggaACCCTAACAAACTGGTAAGCACCCACCTGTGCTCCAGATGACTGTGTCCCAAGAGGCCACAGGGCTCAAGTATGCTAGATCTTCCTGTTATCCAAAGAAAGCTGAAAACCTGgacttttcccattttaaaagactggaaactagttttatttttaacttaatcagccaaacaaaacatgaaaatagATAACTTAAGCCCTTAGGCTGTCAGTTTGTAACCTCTGCTCTAGCTCCCAGCACAGTGTCCCAGGTAGAGCAAGCCAAAAATAACCATTAGTGTTGAATTCATCATGGCATCACATAAAGCCACACATTTTATATACACTCAGCTGTGCCAAGTACTTAAAGCAATGACATATCCAGTATGACTActaaaaaagtgaaaagggaatTAAGTTGAGTGTGTTTTAATCAGAGAATTCTAGAGTTCAAAGGTATCTTTGGTGATAAATTATTATCCCTGGAATAAATGTTGAGACTCTTTAGAAGCAATGTATTTTTTCCAGAAGATGCGCCTCTCTCAATCCAGGGCAAAATGTGATTTCATAGACactatataatgtgtgtgtgtgtatgtgtgagtgtgtgtgtgtgtgagagtataAAGCAAATCAATACATGAGATGAAATTTATAAGGAAATATATTGAGAAACATGCCACCTGAAATTATCATTGATTAATTAGCGTCTTTGCTAATGGTTAACTGACACCTACTAACTCAAGGATATTAAGCTCCCAACAGAAAACTGACAACTGTTCattaacaaagaattaaaaaatttcaaGTAGTCTTACTCTTGTGTAGATATTCAATCAGTTGGTATATCTGGGCAATGccttcctctgtcagtggggatCCAAAGACTACTCCTTTTTCTGAAAAAAGCCATACAATAGAACAAGGCTATATTTTCCACAAACATTACAAAATCAGCATATTTAAAATCAGCATACCCCTCAAGCATCCTGTGTCACAGTTGAGCAAGTATGTTCACATGGTCAGTACAAAAAAACTTTAGAGTTGGAAGTACATCAGAAAATGTAatcagggagagggagagggtgggatgatttgggagaatggcattgaaatacgtataatatcatataggaaacgagtcaccagtccaggttcgatgcacgatactggatgcttggggctggtacaccgggacgacccagagggatggtatggggagggaggagggaggagggttcgggatgggcaatacgtgtatacctgtggtggattcacttagatatttggcaaaaccaatacaatattgtaaagtttaaaaataaaataaaattaaaaaaagaaaaaagaaaatgcaatcaGAACATCTTTCAATCAACTCTGCAAGTTTAATCTTACATAGTAGGTTCCCTGAAGGCAAAGACCATCttcttctttaattaacaatactTGGAATattgatatttaatttaaaaacaaacaaaaaatagaacttATACCCATGATTATTAGAACATGATAGATTATCCACTAGAGCTGGTATAGGGTCTAACCTGTTATGTTTAAACTTTTTTGCTGCCCTTGGGATTTccttatatttaataaaacaaaatggaatctcTTTCACATCTTATCAAAAACAGTGTTAATAATCATAATTTATAGTATATAAAACTAATAACTTATTTCTGAGAAGGCTTTTTGATtcataagtattaatatttacctTATCAAAGCATTCTATGGAATGAAAACATTAGAGAACTACTGCAATAAAACTACTGCAATAAAAAAATGGTCAAACTTTCTTTACTGTAGTCACCAGCTGTataactttgttcttttaatatttttagtataGTATTAATAGAGCATGAAAATCAAGGTGCTCCTGATAACTATGTAAACGAATCATGCTATTTTCTGGAGACtgatatatatgctttaattaaTCTaggtaatttttataatttttatcaatGTTACTTAAAGTTTTACTATTCATGTAAtgaaaaaaatgactaaaaaaatGCTTTACAATAATAGTAACTCCTCCACGAATGTGCAAATGTTTGGAGTAGAGCCCAGGAAGCAACTGAGACCTGCCCCCTTCACAGACACAATTCCTACCCTTTCGCTTGAGAGACATTAGAGACCGGAAGAATCCTGATGCCGGGCCTGCCCCACCAGGCAACTTAAGGTCCTCTTCTCCCATTAGCTGAGCCAACTCAGTTCCAGGTAGATCAATAAGTCTTGTAATATTGCTGaccaccaactcagtgaacaccTCAGGTTTCTCATGTCGGAGTTTCTCCACAAAAAAGTCAGGATTGAAGATAATGGGCTGACTTTGAAGGGAAGAGTCATTGCAGATGACAAAGTTGCAGATAGCTTCACtgaaaacaatgaaacagaagaatCTTTGAGGGGATCATTTTTGTATGCGTTTTTCATTCCCTCTCAACAACACaattattcattctttctgtgGGCTCATCTACATATACCAGTCTTTTGAAAACCTAATACTTAATCTGTTGACTGCACAAAGGAGACAAGCTGGACTCGCTGCTGTTTAGGTTATACCCACATAGATACTCAGAAATTTAGTTTAAAGAAAAGACATCAGATAGCCTCTATGGTATGACCTGAATTTGCCTCTTAATTTTACACATTCAGTCTACAAGAAGATAAGACCCTTACAGCCTCCTGAGTCTAACAGTAGTTTAGAATTGGCAGCCACAGAGACCACATTTCCTTATTAAAAGTTAAACCCTAAACCATCATCATTGTTAAATACTTCTAAAACATTAGACCTGCAACTGTTCCCCCTAACATGGCAATGGGCAATCATTAAATTAAGGCCTTCTTGAGTGCACATGTTCAGTcacctcagtcacgtctgactctgtgtgaccctagggactgtagcctgccaggctcctctctccatgggattctccaggcaagaataatggagtgggttgtcaagccctcctccagatcttcccaacccaggtattgcaactgtgtctcctgggtctccagcattgcctctcctgcgtctcctgcattgcaggcagattctttaccactgagccaccagggaagccccctctcagGAGTACAGCCAGCATATGGTATTTCCCATCTGGTGATCAACTGCTGATAGTACCACAGTCAGGCTACTCGCAAATGCCACAGAAACCACGGGACAGTAAGCATGAGGCTACTGAAGAGACAAAACTATATCTAGTATAATAGACATTTCGAAGACATTTACTCTACACTCAAGGTCTTTTGGTTCCTAGGTCCCTACACAGACAGGTGTTTCCTTATAATCAGTCCCTTTCAGTTGAGCCAAGTATCCCTGGATTCTGTTCCTCATAACCAAAAAGCCTTAACTAGAATGGAAGGCACTTACAGGTACACAAAATAGATATTAATTCAGCCTTGCCCAGGTTCAGaaataggttttattttaaaatcctttgttCTGGATGTCTCTGGCCCATCGTCTAAGTCCAAACTTTGCTCAAGGTCCTTCCTCTCTAAGGCACTtggaaaaaaattcatattttgctTCTTCTATCTCTTCTATCACTGAGTAATACTCAGCAGATATGTTCTGTTGGCCCCTGATCTTACCTGGTTTTCCACTCCTACATTATCTGGGCTACACTGGAAAAGCTCCTTTGACTCTCAGCAATACTTTCTTCCTTATTGTTTTCTAATACGTAATTActaaattctttttacttttaacatgTACATATAAGAACTGTATTATTCCATCTCTTGTAGCAGACACATCACCGCCTGTTTGTATCTATTATCAATTATCTCTAATGGCTTGTTCTAATTCTTATTATATAAACAGTCATCTATTATGCAACCAATGAGTAGATGTAACACAAACCAGAAAGAACAACTGACTCACATCTGTCAGGCAAAGCTGAAATTTACCTGACTCGATCAAACAGTCCCACAATAAAACAATCACAACTTACAAGTTTCCACAACACCCTAGCTACCAAACCTCTGTTCCAGGAAAAATGATACCTCTACATATTAAACATAACTAATCTCTAACACACTTTACCAATACTACCtggatctcttttttttttttgcccacagcctgtgggatcctagtttccctgcagtggaagcacagtcttaaccgcGGGACGGCTGGGGAAGTTTTACAAAGATCATCTTTAATTTGGTATAATGAAAACAAGGTGTGGGTAAACTTGAGCGTTCATCTCTATGTCCTTGAAAAGTTATTACCTAATTTTAATCAACAGCCCAAGTGTTCAGTTGGTGACtaccaaatttctttcttttctctaaaatgataatataagaattcacataaaacttaaaaattataaatatgtgttCTCAAGCCAAAGTCTTAAGAAAGAGAACTAAAAATGCTCTTTCCTCAACCTTTTTACATACTAAGGCTAAAGATGCCAATGATTTAAAGATGCCAATGATTATGATATGAGCCAATTAAAATCAAAAAGAATCTTCATCCTAAGTCATTGACAAagcctctttttattttaaatgttggctTATTTCAGTCAAGATATGAGTCAATAGATTATTATTTATAATCACTGCCAATGAGAAATTACTACTGTACTGAGAGCGCCAGAAAATCATGAAATGGATTAGCACCAAAAGAGTCTTATAATTTATCAAATCTAAGCTTTTATGACTGTCACatctcttttaattctgaaaaGCAATTCAGATCAAATTAATTCTAACATATAAATGTACATGAACAGCATCCATTATATTCCTAAAGtagaaatacatacatacatataacctCCAGATCTTCAGTTTATTAATATCCAGAGTAAGACTCAGTTGAGATTCCAAAACTTACATAAGAGTTGACCTTCAGGCACTAAACTGGATCAAATACACATGCAGAAAGGAGCTAGAAGCACAAAACCCTACCTATATTGTTTCTCAACAGGATCCTTTCTGACTCTGTTCCCTCATAGTTAGAACAGGCAGGAGAATAAGTTCAAGGCTGCCCCCACCTATTTACAAGGAATACAAGAAAAAGATACCTAAGGAGTCCTAATACAGAAGTAACCAGTAAGCAAACACAGTTTCTTTTCCCCTTccactttctctccctttccttcccatAATCATTCACTTTTGTTTTGTCTCACTTTAATTTCTTAAACCTAATTCTTTTTTGTCCTCTTCCTTATTTTTTCTGAGTGGAGCATGTGGTAagacaaaaatggagagaaatggttaaaaagaagtaaaacggaagataagagaaggaaaagacagataCAGTAGGTAATGCTTTTAAATTATCCGCATATCACAAAGTCCAATAATCTCTTTCCATGGAATACATAGTACCACAATGTAAAGCTAAGAATATCAAGGAACATGGTGAAGAACTTAAGAGaagagctaaagaaaaaaaatactattattaAGCAAAACCACCTTCTCCCTCTACagtaactaattttaaaatgagctgTAAGTTTGttcaagtttaagaaaaaaaattaatttcttacaTAAGTGCTGAAAGCTTCTGATGAGGCATTGGTAAATcgaagagacaggaaaaaaacTTTCTCCTTGTTTGTTGTAACAATGAAACCCTCCTTTCCCTGCCCTATCACAGCCTACACAAATTCCAGATATGTTAGAGGACACAAGGCACATTATGTGGCCTGAAAGGCAGTACTTATTAGGACTCTTAAGCATTCATCTGCAAGtaggaacaaaacagaaatttaaaactgGACCAGTTAATTATATTTGCCAACACGTAGATGAAGCTCAACAGTCTCCCATCACATTGAACACTGCATTAGACAAAACAATCACACAATATAAGAGTATAAGGACAAGCATATAAAGGCAAGAGCAATCcctacacaaaaaataaattccagacaGAATAAAGGTCTAAATATAAAAAGTCaaacctggaaaaaaaataaattaatggggCAGAGGAAAGCATTCTTAAACACAATATAAAATGTACAATCCACAAAGAGAAGACTGAAACATTTAActacatcaaaattttaaatgtctgttcAACAAATGACATTATAAACAAAGTTCTTAAAAAATGAAGTCACAGTACCTCTGGAGAGGGGAACTGGATGAAAGAACAGGAGTGGGAGAGAAACTTTTCACTGTATGTTTTGTATTTTCTGGATTTTCGATTCAAGTGAACATATTAACACTACTcattcataataaataaataaatttaaaatttttaagtattaataaAAGATAAGCTATAAGctgaaaaaaaacttttattcatACAAAAGGATTAGTATTCAGAATTTATCAATATGActaaaatttataagaaaaacacTCAAAGAAAATTAGTCAAAAGATATGACCAATTCATAGAAGAGAGGTCTAAATaactaataaatatgaaaataatcctAACTTTAGAAGTTAAAAAGGTAAAGCAAATTGAAAAATGGTA
The window above is part of the Bos javanicus breed banteng chromosome 26, ARS-OSU_banteng_1.0, whole genome shotgun sequence genome. Proteins encoded here:
- the LOC133239235 gene encoding small ribosomal subunit protein uS8-like, with translation MDRNMKLTASRSRISSVFPPSFRAARMVRMNVLADTLKSINNAEKRGKHQVLIRPCSKVIVRFLTVMKRGYIGEFEITDDHRAGKIVVNLTGRLNKCGVISPRFDVQLKDLEKWWKNLLPSRQFGFIVLTTSAGLMEHEEARQKHTGGKILGFFF
- the ARHGAP19 gene encoding rho GTPase-activating protein 19 isoform X2, producing MATEAQSEGEVPAPEPGRSEAICNFVICNDSSLQSQPIIFNPDFFVEKLRHEKPEVFTELVVSNITRLIDLPGTELAQLMGEEDLKLPGGAGPASGFFRSLMSLKRKEKGVVFGSPLTEEGIAQIYQLIEYLHKNLRVEGLFRVPGNSVRQQILRDALNNGTDIDLESGEFHSNDVATLLKMFLGELPEPLLTHKHFHAHLKIADLMQFDDKGNKTSVPDKERQIEALQLLFLILPPPNRNLLKLLLDLLYQTAKKQDKNKMSAYNLALMFAPHVLWPKNATANDLQENITKLNDGMAFMIKHSQKLFKAPAYIRECARLHYLGSRTQASKDDLDLIASCQTRSFQLAKSQKWNRVDSCSHQEETQQRTEEALRELFQHVHNMPESAKKKQLIRQFNKHSGTQTPGREPSTPPVRKRARSRSFSGLIKRKVLGNQMMSEKKNKYPTPDSVAIGELKRASKENMNLLFSGSPAVMMTPTRLKWPEGKKEGKKA
- the ARHGAP19 gene encoding rho GTPase-activating protein 19 isoform X3, which codes for MATEAQSEGEVPAPEPGRRFFCFIVFSEAICNFVICNDSSLQSQPIIFNPDFFVEKLRHEKPEVFTELVVSNITRLIDLPGTELAQLMGEEDLKLPGGAGPASGFFRSLMSLKRKEKGVVFGSPLTEEGIAQIYQLIEYLHKNLRVEGLFRVPGNSVRQQILRDALNNGTDIDLESGEFHSNDVATLLKMFLGELPEPLLTHKHFHAHLKIADLMQFDDKGNKTSVPDKERQIEALQLLFLILPPPNRNLLKLLLDLLYQTAKKQDKNKMSAYNLALMFAPHVLWPKNATANDLQENITKLNDGMAFMIKHSQKLFKAPAYIRECARLHYLGSRTQASKDDLDLIASCQTRSFQLAKSQKWNRVDSCSHQEETQQRTEEALRELFQHVHNMPESAKKKQLIRQRKVLGNQMMSEKKNKYPTPDSVAIGELKRASKENMNLLFSGSPAVMMTPTRLKWPEGKKEGKKA
- the ARHGAP19 gene encoding rho GTPase-activating protein 19 isoform X1, coding for MATEAQSEGEVPAPEPGRRFFCFIVFSEAICNFVICNDSSLQSQPIIFNPDFFVEKLRHEKPEVFTELVVSNITRLIDLPGTELAQLMGEEDLKLPGGAGPASGFFRSLMSLKRKEKGVVFGSPLTEEGIAQIYQLIEYLHKNLRVEGLFRVPGNSVRQQILRDALNNGTDIDLESGEFHSNDVATLLKMFLGELPEPLLTHKHFHAHLKIADLMQFDDKGNKTSVPDKERQIEALQLLFLILPPPNRNLLKLLLDLLYQTAKKQDKNKMSAYNLALMFAPHVLWPKNATANDLQENITKLNDGMAFMIKHSQKLFKAPAYIRECARLHYLGSRTQASKDDLDLIASCQTRSFQLAKSQKWNRVDSCSHQEETQQRTEEALRELFQHVHNMPESAKKKQLIRQFNKHSGTQTPGREPSTPPVRKRARSRSFSGLIKRKVLGNQMMSEKKNKYPTPDSVAIGELKRASKENMNLLFSGSPAVMMTPTRLKWPEGKKEGKKA